In Duganella zoogloeoides, a single genomic region encodes these proteins:
- a CDS encoding Crp/Fnr family transcriptional regulator, with product MPALPADHVSPAMLALAASGERRHYPRRTRFISEGDEGDAIFVILSGRVKVFASDEQGKEFLFGTYDAGTILGEMALDGQRRSASVEALTDVQCAVVPITVLRQRIADDPVFTLELIRTLIQRSRNTTTFSRRLALDSAYQRLAAMLNERAVMRDGQRVVAEALSQQAIGERIGASRDMVSKLFKELVKGEYLRHDKQQIVLLRPLPARW from the coding sequence ATGCCCGCACTCCCCGCCGACCACGTCTCGCCCGCCATGCTGGCGCTGGCCGCCAGCGGCGAGCGGCGCCATTACCCGCGCCGCACCCGCTTCATCAGCGAGGGCGACGAAGGCGACGCCATCTTCGTGATCCTATCCGGCCGGGTCAAGGTGTTTGCCAGCGACGAACAAGGCAAGGAATTCCTGTTCGGCACCTACGATGCCGGCACCATCCTCGGCGAGATGGCGCTCGACGGCCAGCGCCGCAGCGCCTCGGTCGAGGCGCTCACCGACGTGCAGTGCGCCGTGGTGCCGATCACCGTGCTGCGCCAGCGTATCGCCGACGATCCCGTGTTCACGCTGGAACTGATCCGCACGCTGATCCAGCGCAGCCGCAATACCACCACTTTTTCGCGCCGGCTGGCGCTCGACAGCGCCTACCAGCGCCTGGCCGCCATGCTCAACGAACGCGCTGTCATGCGCGACGGCCAGCGCGTGGTGGCCGAGGCGCTGAGCCAGCAGGCCATCGGCGAGCGCATCGGCGCCTCGCGCGACATGGTCTCCAAGCTGTTCAAGGAACTGGTCAAGGGCGAATACCTGCGCCA